The proteins below come from a single Gossypium hirsutum isolate 1008001.06 unplaced genomic scaffold, Gossypium_hirsutum_v2.1 scaffold_403, whole genome shotgun sequence genomic window:
- the LOC107929830 gene encoding cysteine-rich receptor-like protein kinase 14, whose amino-acid sequence MAAATKRFTHKCKNNRSRKSRAASKDLNVQQKFPAFNNRSFYGTLEELGNPEAGYNTGDIKSNSTEFDTVWESLMDTVVRNASNGSSTLKYATGEADFTVFQKIYALMQCTPDLSHKDCDSYLRQSVSNYESCCHGKQGGYVTRPSCYFRWDLYPFYTTATPSLSLPSLSPPPSPGSPLPVIKGM is encoded by the exons atggcagcagcaacaAAGAGATTTACACACAAATGCAAGAATAATCGAAGCAGAAAAAGCAGAGCAGCAAGCAAAGATTTGAATGTCCAGCAAAAATT tccagctttcaacaaTCGTTCGTTTTATGGAACCCTGGAGGAGCTAGGAAACCCCGAGGCAGGCTATAATACAGGCGACATCAAATCTAACTCAACAGAATTTGATACGGTTTGGGAGAGTTTGATGGACACAGTGGTGAGAAACGCTTCCAACGGCTCTTCTACTCTTAAGTATGCAACCGGGGAAGCAGACTTTACAGTATTCCAAAAGATATATGCGCTAATGCAGTGCACTCCAGATTTATCACACAAGGATTGTGATTCCTACCTAAGGCAATCCGTGAGTAACTATGAAAGTTGTTGCCATGGGAAGCAAGGAGGTTATGTTACGAGGCCTAGCTGTTATTTCCGCTGGGATTTGTATCCTTTCTATACTACAGCGACCCCATCCTTATCTCTGCCATCCTTATCTCCTCCACCTTCACCTGGTAGTCCTCTCCCGGTTATAAAAGGTATGTAG